From Gemmatimonadaceae bacterium:
ATGGGATTCGCCGGAGGGCTCGTGATCGCCGCCGCCACGCCGACGATGACGAGGATCGTCGCCGGAATGTACGTGCCCAGCGCACCGAAATTCTGCAGCCATTTGCCGCGGCCCGTGCCGATCACGTTCACGCCGACCGCCACCCACAGCGCGAGCAGCGTCGCCGTCAGGACGTACGCACGATTGTCCGCCAGCCCGCTCTCACCTTTGCCGATGACCCACGTCGCGATCACCGCCGTCGAGATGAGGAGATTCGGATAGTACAGGACGTTGTTGATCCAGTAGCACCACCCGCAGAGAAAGCCATGACCTTCGCCTAACGTCTCGCGCGTCCAGGTATAGATGCCGCCCTCGCTCGGGAATCGGGCCGACAGGGCGAGCACGGCGAGTCCCTGCGGAATGAAGAACAGTGCGGCGGCGAGGATCCAGAGCGCGAGCGTTCCCGGTCCGGCCTTCGCCGCGGTGGCGAGCCACCGCAGGCCGATCACGGCCACCATGTTGAACAGCACGACGTCGCGCAGGCCGAGCACGCGCGGCGGCCGCGCGTGCGCCGCCTGGGTGTCGACAGGCGCTGCGGCCGTCATCGATCGCGCTGCCTAACGAGAGCGGCGCCGGCGCGCCGGGTGCCGCGGCACCTCATGCCTCGCCGCCGGCCAGCCCGGATCCCGCGCCCTGGTTCGCCACGCCCGCGCGGCGTACCCCAAGCTCTCCCTCGCCTTCCCATTTGGCCATCACCGCGGACGCGAGACAGTTCCCCACCACGTTGATCGATGTGCGCGCCATGTCCATCAGCGCGTCCACGCCCACGATCACTGCGACGCCTTGCAACGGCAATCCGAATTGCGTGAGCGCCCCGGACAGAATCACGAGCCCCGCCCGCGGCACACCGGCCACGCCTTTGCTCGTCAGCATCAGCGTCAGCATCATGAGCAGCTGACCGCCCAGGCCCATGTGCACGCCGGCGGCCTGGGCGACGAACACCGACGCCACCGCGAGATACAACGTGCTTCCATCGAGATTGAACGAGTAGCCCGTCGGCATCACGAAGGCGACGATGCGCCGCGGCACGCCGAACCGTTCCATCTCTTCCATGGCTAACGGAAGCGCCGCCTCTGACGACGCCGTCGAGAACGCGATGAGCCACGGCTCCTTGATTGCCCGGATGAACCGCCTGATCGGCACCCGCGCCAGCGCAGCTACCGGCCACAAGACGCCGGCCGCGAACACGATCAGCGCGATGTACAGCGTCCCGACCAGCAGCCCGAGGCCGCGCAGCACGCCTAACCCATTCTTGCCCACCGTGTACGCGATGGCGCCGCCGATGCCGAACGGCGCGAACGCCATCACCAGCCCGGTGAATTTGAACATCACTTCGGACAGGCTTTCGCAGAACGCCAGCATCGTCTGCTTGGGGCCCGAGCGCACCTTGGTGACGGCCACGCCGAACAACACCGCAAAGAACACGATCTGCAGCACTTCGTTCCTGGCAGCCGACTCGGCGATGCTCTGCGGCACCACGTGCAC
This genomic window contains:
- a CDS encoding dicarboxylate/amino acid:cation symporter — translated: MTAPGTIWRRLRRVSLTQWIVFSMVAGTLLGWFTPGFAVHLQILSTIFLRMIKALIAPLIFGMLVVGIAGHGDDLKRVGRLALRSIVYFEVVTTLALVVGLVCVNVIRPGEGVPIAGASASQGAALAATHVSADTVLVHVVPQSIAESAARNEVLQIVFFAVLFGVAVTKVRSGPKQTMLAFCESLSEVMFKFTGLVMAFAPFGIGGAIAYTVGKNGLGVLRGLGLLVGTLYIALIVFAAGVLWPVAALARVPIRRFIRAIKEPWLIAFSTASSEAALPLAMEEMERFGVPRRIVAFVMPTGYSFNLDGSTLYLAVASVFVAQAAGVHMGLGGQLLMMLTLMLTSKGVAGVPRAGLVILSGALTQFGLPLQGVAVIVGVDALMDMARTSINVVGNCLASAVMAKWEGEGELGVRRAGVANQGAGSGLAGGEA